Proteins encoded together in one Deltaproteobacteria bacterium window:
- a CDS encoding type II toxin-antitoxin system VapC family toxin codes for MTAVVDASIAVEYLLRTELGERAAYLLEQETLVAPELLDVEVMAVLRRAVLKSEITTTRANEALNDLFAWGIERISHSVLWLSAWRLHKNVTAYDSFYVATALLFSAPLITADGPLTRAPNLGIVIQNLRY; via the coding sequence ATGACTGCGGTTGTTGATGCATCCATTGCAGTCGAATACTTATTACGCACCGAGCTTGGTGAAAGAGCAGCATATTTATTAGAACAAGAAACATTAGTTGCCCCAGAACTTCTTGATGTTGAGGTGATGGCTGTCCTCCGGCGTGCTGTACTTAAATCAGAGATAACAACTACACGTGCAAATGAAGCTTTAAATGATCTTTTTGCATGGGGTATTGAACGTATATCTCATAGTGTTCTCTGGCTATCGGCATGGCGCTTACATAAAAATGTAACGGCGTATGATTCATTTTATGTAGCGACAGCGCTATTATTTTCAGCTCCGTTAATAACTGCTGATGGACCACTTACGCGTGCACCTAATTTGGGTATTGTGATTCAAAATTTACGATATTGA
- a CDS encoding CHAT domain-containing protein, with the protein MGATLNSTWALRPKNVTLISLLIIRSVLSCGAPLTQTPPPKFAKPQHGVFITPLPLVTTPDDELSPSFSPYGHKLAYAAKSAGNLDIFVRTNNGAAERLTTDSTDDTDPAFSPNGKYIAWVAQSEDVKGDIWIMDADGSSKKRLTDRSTSDLAPVFSGDSRSIYFNTLLPDSLLMRIDRLELDSGLRQTVVSVGWDPAPTPDGEALFYAAPDKNGQARLFAMRLRDGKTITITDGAYVEGIPHVARDHNNQIHIIFCRFIDDESNDTTNDKEPMISLWSVPYNYNIFNNAQLPTPIPLTSGAENEILASSTGNWMAYTSGRGSDLDINALPQSGIIDKNATADAILNAARAEDNGPKKRLGLRFVVATEPTLVAAARYELGRELAERNRLSAAIDELQRVVEHAGNSELGIVAQIEIMRLKISSRLNGRSIAREADDRKFVQQQTELAKTLASSMPQSDYVSARSRSFSYEAAFILGQRGKAVNGLESLVAEPNINPEDGARALDRLGEIYLAMGEYEAVARVSKNLLLRFSNERYYAQRTAQRWVDATNISAIASPLAALEAINHAHADLPAVASRAALAMAKIQSTSGAQTIAINTWQYIAATFVGERKVVADALQYLGAAYEKSGDHERALLAYERMLADFADMRSVRTIARQGLVRIATRKAIAEELNGELEKARESYHHLISNDREIVTAHRHYIALSAELGHLNEVIATYKREADANPRDKFARYGYGYSLTFESDLLRLDEAEQEIRAVLELDSRFAAAHLTMGWIRERYEKQKPNRGWLEAALESYETAQQLVDFSSEPELWAGATKNRGNALFALGKSDLAFEAYLARELCGQSHVSALAELLYRESFARVALRQVAYDVALDMAHAAYLLSVKIKNKPRLGPITALLGSIYLLTASYSEARVWYDSSASIYRQRKDWARLVPLLRGKAIAEQGLQLNNEALLTLNEILDILSQGKGPPEPPHSIFITEIPGNPKNITRAAYGFSKGQEDELARALAIRTLRKNGNLAQALTFDKLRLKFWQNAAKDKKIAPRIYREYVLALNESALLSYQADKLNDAHEHLLEAINILYQYSQWSDLAVLCNSLSWIIAFQPEFKFSTAIDKLVEKLNTIVSSKDIDDKTKQNISRVLSLWLITGASVPIEITDGQARKDLKSVLTNLDAHTKLFTNAITYAENSGDTLLNKRLQNIAKTIDTTNDNSSKTLADSKEYNQITGSDKQNWRHEVDNALGSIQSQREQAWLAAITAFEQNPEPLITPERSLLLESALNILKARNENERAWKLLERERLLTLVPPLERVANPSLQEEWVQIRDLRNKENYQKQLADASSLIHALEGQPVALKTLLATLKDDIFIQIFAPTKTIWHWFIINQKELQHVTTAPIKDNEIPAAIAALLANSSTTKRIYIDAGELFTQPAWSLKLNGDHLIKKYEVIEELSSTYFVAANQLRNIARHGTLIWGEGKSDHNHVFVDATAKNIISPKVTEKNRLLVQITLKGKLQPSHPKLLGYTQVIFNDELKPDISFDLNALTATDVHANIGIAANLDDNVRSCRAVSQALLLAGIPTAILGKYDGDSKTLRDHFYNNTNTNAATIFHRLTSTEKHLPNLRLYGDPGLDKFERAKFAYTMLTTYARSAANSYKTALQKSSPKKWNIAKNAFIALLDTINYLNDPTVSKLLTKDGDKKAKAILANLSLIEVVNQINLAKVYLALDEIDAAATLWEKAISFYQQKGDAKNAAINAQMLGMAFSHAQRGQNALTAFTRCQQFATKAKQNLITADCLVNRGSELRRQSKYIEATKAYNEAISLYAQVHANDEVYPHRYLGFIYESSLSNYDLALEQFSTALNLASAKKLDELIPSLSLDVARVYRIRGEYERALAQVVTTESGLAQKNTQARSEAALEAAKIYWYRGDYRRAIKRQSQGLELALSSGNTFLEIQARSLEGLIALNQGELPRAQNNISDALNLARLTGRKSEEAVQLQNLGIVLREAGQLQEALHQFRAALAIDEKLGSIEGRAYDLRHIAITLERQGKHTQALQSLNTALELSRSIGNRYNELQCVLAQAEILEILGSAKAQEGYAFAARTSHELSLAEVEWRALYGLGRIAKNYQEIPLARDYFTKALKVVERLGRGRTEAYAGHSRDHLYEDAISLALTTNNLDEAYTYIERARARRLVDILSSGTLNFTDPQTKQFINAEMAASDAVITANRLVDRGGVNANEKLKTAINNQMKARNALKQYNQRLWRALVIKPVPLAKLQSVLPDNTTLLTYFVGPSTLTALIIRKYTITYNQLKITRDQLEAYVNRIRKGLQNFADVNNDLTALANIILSPLSVKILEKTKNLILLPHRSLFHVPFAALPLGNDLLLSKVALATAPSASVLFDRLVEAPRNKIRRIAAFAPANDLPFARLESQAVAGSQAFVGAQANKTRWFTINADAVDIAAHARLNPSDPLASSIFFAPDKFSDGHLELREIFGLHNVPSVITLSACETASSSVHGDEWLSLSNAFLTAGARTIIATQMRILDLSAALIIKRFYRELRNNSTAEALRLAALHVRKNYPHPSHWATFILSGDFR; encoded by the coding sequence ATGGGTGCAACGTTGAATAGCACTTGGGCACTAAGACCAAAAAACGTAACCCTAATATCGCTTCTAATTATCAGAAGTGTTTTAAGTTGTGGTGCACCTTTAACTCAAACTCCTCCACCAAAATTTGCTAAACCACAGCATGGTGTTTTTATTACACCGTTACCTTTAGTAACTACGCCCGATGATGAATTATCACCCTCTTTTTCACCTTATGGTCACAAATTAGCCTATGCTGCAAAGAGTGCGGGTAATCTTGATATCTTTGTTCGTACCAATAATGGTGCAGCCGAACGTTTAACTACTGATTCTACTGACGATACTGACCCAGCTTTTTCTCCCAATGGTAAATATATTGCGTGGGTAGCACAAAGTGAAGATGTTAAAGGTGATATTTGGATCATGGATGCAGACGGAAGCAGTAAAAAACGTCTGACTGATCGTAGTACTTCTGATTTAGCCCCGGTTTTTTCTGGTGATAGCCGTTCAATCTATTTTAATACTTTATTACCAGACTCTCTATTAATGCGTATTGATCGTCTTGAACTTGATTCTGGTCTACGACAAACAGTCGTATCAGTAGGATGGGACCCCGCTCCAACTCCTGACGGTGAAGCATTATTTTATGCTGCCCCAGATAAAAACGGTCAGGCGCGGTTATTTGCAATGCGCTTACGTGATGGTAAAACTATTACTATTACTGACGGCGCATATGTTGAAGGTATTCCACATGTTGCTCGTGATCATAATAATCAAATTCACATAATTTTTTGTCGCTTTATCGATGATGAAAGCAATGATACCACTAACGACAAAGAACCCATGATTAGTTTGTGGTCGGTACCATATAATTATAATATTTTTAATAACGCTCAACTCCCTACGCCAATCCCCTTAACCAGTGGGGCTGAAAATGAAATACTCGCAAGCTCAACTGGCAATTGGATGGCATACACATCGGGCCGCGGTAGTGATCTTGATATTAATGCTTTACCGCAAAGTGGCATCATCGATAAAAACGCAACTGCAGACGCTATTCTTAATGCTGCACGTGCAGAAGATAATGGTCCCAAAAAGCGCCTTGGTTTACGTTTTGTGGTCGCCACAGAACCTACTTTAGTAGCAGCAGCACGTTATGAACTTGGTCGTGAATTAGCTGAACGAAATCGCTTATCAGCTGCTATTGATGAACTACAGCGTGTTGTAGAACACGCTGGCAATAGTGAATTAGGAATTGTTGCTCAAATAGAAATAATGCGGCTAAAAATTTCCTCACGACTAAATGGACGCTCAATTGCTCGTGAAGCTGATGACCGCAAATTTGTTCAACAACAAACTGAACTAGCTAAAACGTTAGCTAGTTCTATGCCGCAAAGCGATTATGTTTCTGCACGAAGTCGTTCTTTTTCATATGAAGCTGCCTTTATCCTGGGACAACGCGGCAAAGCTGTTAATGGTTTAGAGAGTCTAGTTGCAGAACCTAACATAAATCCTGAAGATGGAGCTCGTGCTCTTGACCGGCTTGGCGAAATCTATTTAGCAATGGGCGAATATGAAGCTGTAGCACGAGTATCTAAAAACTTACTGCTTCGTTTTAGTAACGAGCGCTATTATGCACAACGAACTGCGCAACGCTGGGTAGATGCTACCAATATCAGTGCCATAGCTTCACCACTAGCGGCACTTGAAGCCATTAACCACGCCCATGCTGACTTACCTGCAGTTGCATCGCGTGCTGCCTTAGCTATGGCAAAAATTCAATCAACATCCGGAGCGCAAACTATTGCTATCAATACCTGGCAATATATTGCCGCAACCTTTGTTGGTGAAAGAAAAGTAGTTGCTGATGCTCTTCAATATTTAGGCGCTGCTTATGAAAAATCCGGTGACCATGAACGTGCGCTGCTTGCTTATGAACGCATGCTTGCTGATTTTGCCGATATGCGCTCGGTTAGAACCATTGCTCGTCAAGGATTAGTCAGAATAGCCACTCGTAAAGCCATTGCTGAAGAACTTAATGGCGAATTAGAAAAAGCCAGAGAAAGCTATCATCACTTAATAAGCAACGACCGCGAAATCGTTACTGCTCATCGTCATTATATTGCTTTATCTGCTGAACTTGGACATTTAAATGAAGTGATAGCGACATATAAACGTGAAGCAGATGCCAATCCTCGTGATAAATTTGCACGCTATGGCTATGGTTATTCCCTTACTTTTGAATCGGACTTATTACGTTTAGATGAAGCCGAACAGGAAATACGTGCTGTCCTTGAGCTTGATTCGCGTTTTGCCGCCGCTCATCTTACTATGGGTTGGATCCGTGAGCGTTACGAAAAACAAAAACCAAATCGTGGATGGTTAGAAGCTGCACTTGAAAGTTATGAAACCGCTCAACAGTTAGTTGATTTCTCAAGTGAACCAGAACTATGGGCTGGTGCCACTAAAAATCGCGGCAATGCTTTATTCGCGTTGGGAAAAAGTGACTTAGCTTTTGAAGCATATTTAGCCCGTGAATTATGTGGGCAATCCCACGTTAGTGCTTTAGCTGAATTATTATATCGTGAATCATTTGCACGTGTCGCCTTAAGACAAGTAGCGTACGATGTAGCACTTGATATGGCTCACGCAGCGTATCTGCTATCTGTTAAAATCAAAAACAAGCCGCGACTTGGTCCTATTACTGCTCTTTTAGGTTCTATTTATTTACTAACGGCTTCATATTCTGAGGCTCGAGTTTGGTATGATTCCTCAGCCTCAATTTATCGCCAACGTAAAGATTGGGCTCGTTTAGTACCATTGCTTCGCGGTAAAGCTATTGCTGAGCAGGGACTTCAATTAAATAATGAAGCGTTATTAACTCTTAATGAAATTCTTGATATTCTATCGCAAGGTAAAGGACCACCTGAGCCACCACATTCTATTTTTATTACCGAAATTCCTGGCAACCCCAAAAATATTACACGTGCTGCTTATGGATTTTCTAAAGGTCAAGAAGATGAATTGGCTAGAGCTTTAGCAATTCGTACATTGCGAAAAAATGGCAATTTAGCGCAGGCACTAACTTTTGATAAGCTTCGTTTAAAATTCTGGCAAAATGCAGCAAAAGATAAAAAAATTGCTCCACGAATATACCGCGAATATGTATTAGCTCTAAATGAAAGTGCTTTATTATCTTATCAAGCTGACAAATTAAACGACGCTCACGAACATTTATTAGAAGCGATAAATATTTTATACCAATATTCTCAGTGGAGCGATTTAGCTGTACTCTGTAATTCTCTATCATGGATAATTGCTTTTCAACCTGAGTTTAAATTTTCTACTGCAATTGATAAATTAGTAGAAAAATTAAACACTATTGTCAGTTCTAAAGATATTGATGATAAAACCAAACAAAACATCTCTCGTGTATTGTCGCTTTGGCTTATTACAGGTGCGAGTGTGCCAATAGAGATCACTGACGGCCAAGCCCGAAAAGACCTAAAAAGTGTACTGACTAATCTTGACGCTCATACCAAACTATTTACTAACGCCATTACTTATGCAGAAAACAGCGGTGATACTCTATTGAATAAGCGCCTGCAAAATATTGCTAAAACAATAGATACTACAAATGATAACAGTAGCAAGACGTTAGCTGATTCTAAAGAGTATAACCAAATAACTGGCTCGGATAAACAAAACTGGCGCCATGAAGTTGATAATGCCCTCGGTAGTATTCAATCACAACGTGAACAAGCATGGCTTGCAGCAATTACCGCTTTTGAACAAAACCCCGAGCCTTTAATTACACCTGAGCGTTCATTATTACTTGAATCTGCATTAAATATTTTAAAAGCTCGCAATGAAAATGAACGTGCCTGGAAACTCTTAGAAAGAGAACGTTTACTCACTCTTGTACCGCCTCTTGAACGGGTGGCAAACCCAAGCTTACAAGAAGAATGGGTACAAATACGTGATTTGCGCAATAAAGAAAACTATCAAAAACAACTTGCTGATGCTTCATCATTAATCCACGCTTTAGAAGGGCAACCTGTTGCTCTTAAAACCTTGCTCGCTACACTTAAAGATGACATTTTTATTCAAATATTTGCTCCCACAAAAACCATTTGGCATTGGTTTATTATCAACCAAAAAGAATTGCAGCACGTTACTACTGCCCCAATTAAAGATAATGAAATACCCGCTGCTATAGCTGCCTTGCTTGCTAATAGCAGCACCACTAAACGTATCTATATTGATGCAGGTGAATTATTTACCCAACCTGCCTGGTCATTAAAACTAAATGGTGATCATTTAATTAAAAAATATGAAGTCATTGAAGAACTATCATCAACTTATTTTGTTGCTGCAAATCAATTACGCAATATTGCTCGCCATGGAACCCTTATTTGGGGTGAAGGAAAAAGCGATCATAACCATGTATTTGTTGATGCTACCGCAAAAAATATTATTTCTCCCAAGGTAACAGAAAAAAACCGTCTTCTTGTGCAAATTACGCTTAAAGGCAAACTACAGCCCTCACATCCGAAATTATTGGGATATACTCAAGTTATTTTTAATGACGAACTTAAACCTGATATAAGTTTTGATTTAAATGCGCTTACAGCTACTGACGTGCATGCCAATATTGGCATTGCTGCTAATTTAGACGATAATGTGCGTAGTTGTCGGGCAGTTAGTCAAGCATTATTACTTGCAGGTATTCCTACCGCTATTCTTGGGAAATATGACGGCGATAGTAAAACTCTGCGCGATCATTTTTATAATAATACTAACACAAATGCTGCAACCATTTTTCATAGGTTAACAAGTACTGAAAAACATTTGCCAAACCTTAGATTATATGGCGACCCGGGGCTAGATAAATTCGAACGGGCTAAATTCGCATATACAATGTTAACAACATATGCTCGAAGTGCCGCTAATAGTTACAAAACTGCCCTGCAAAAATCGTCGCCAAAAAAATGGAATATCGCCAAAAATGCCTTCATTGCCCTACTTGATACTATTAATTATCTTAATGATCCAACAGTAAGCAAACTTCTAACCAAAGACGGTGATAAAAAAGCTAAAGCGATTTTAGCAAATCTTTCCCTTATAGAAGTAGTTAATCAAATCAACCTTGCTAAGGTTTATCTTGCTCTTGATGAGATTGATGCGGCTGCTACTTTATGGGAAAAAGCCATTAGTTTTTATCAACAAAAAGGTGATGCTAAGAATGCTGCGATTAACGCGCAAATGCTTGGCATGGCCTTTTCGCATGCGCAACGTGGTCAAAATGCTCTTACTGCTTTTACACGTTGTCAACAATTTGCCACAAAAGCTAAGCAAAACTTAATTACTGCTGACTGCTTAGTAAATCGCGGCTCAGAACTACGTCGGCAATCTAAATATATTGAGGCGACTAAGGCATATAACGAGGCTATCTCTTTATATGCACAAGTTCATGCAAACGATGAAGTATACCCGCACCGCTATCTTGGCTTTATCTATGAAAGTTCACTTTCAAATTACGACCTTGCTTTAGAGCAGTTTAGTACAGCCTTAAACTTAGCTAGTGCTAAAAAACTTGACGAGCTAATACCAAGTTTATCACTCGATGTAGCTCGCGTATATCGAATTCGTGGTGAATATGAACGTGCGTTAGCTCAAGTAGTGACAACCGAATCTGGCTTAGCACAAAAAAACACTCAAGCACGCTCTGAAGCTGCTCTTGAAGCTGCAAAAATCTATTGGTATCGTGGTGACTATCGTCGAGCGATTAAACGTCAAAGTCAAGGTTTAGAATTAGCACTTAGTTCCGGCAATACTTTTCTTGAAATTCAAGCACGCAGCTTAGAAGGTTTAATTGCACTTAATCAAGGTGAATTACCTCGAGCCCAGAATAATATTAGCGATGCACTTAATCTTGCTCGTCTAACCGGACGTAAAAGCGAAGAAGCGGTACAACTGCAAAATCTCGGCATTGTGCTACGCGAGGCAGGACAACTGCAAGAAGCCTTACATCAATTTCGTGCAGCTTTAGCTATTGACGAAAAACTTGGTTCTATCGAAGGACGTGCTTACGATTTGCGTCATATTGCTATAACTCTTGAGCGTCAGGGCAAACATACACAAGCGTTGCAATCTTTAAATACTGCTTTAGAACTAAGTCGTTCAATTGGTAACCGCTATAATGAATTGCAATGTGTGCTTGCTCAAGCTGAGATACTAGAAATTTTAGGTTCAGCAAAAGCACAAGAAGGTTATGCTTTTGCAGCGCGCACAAGTCACGAACTCTCTTTAGCAGAAGTTGAATGGCGTGCCCTTTATGGTCTAGGGCGTATTGCTAAAAATTACCAGGAAATACCTCTAGCACGTGACTATTTTACTAAAGCACTTAAAGTAGTCGAACGCTTAGGACGTGGTCGTACTGAAGCATACGCAGGTCACAGTCGTGATCATCTTTATGAAGACGCTATTAGCTTAGCATTAACAACAAATAATTTAGATGAAGCATATACCTATATAGAGCGTGCACGAGCTCGTCGTTTAGTTGATATTCTTTCTAGTGGAACTCTAAACTTTACTGACCCTCAAACTAAACAATTTATCAATGCCGAAATGGCCGCTAGCGATGCGGTTATTACTGCAAATCGTCTAGTTGATCGCGGTGGTGTTAATGCCAATGAAAAATTAAAAACAGCTATAAATAATCAGATGAAGGCTAGAAACGCATTAAAACAATACAATCAACGTCTTTGGCGAGCTTTAGTTATAAAACCCGTTCCTTTAGCAAAACTGCAAAGCGTTTTACCCGATAATACTACACTACTAACCTATTTTGTTGGCCCAAGTACGCTAACTGCTCTTATCATTCGTAAGTATACTATAACTTATAATCAGTTAAAAATTACCCGAGACCAACTTGAAGCGTATGTTAATCGTATACGAAAGGGGCTACAAAATTTTGCGGATGTTAATAATGATCTCACGGCTCTGGCTAATATAATTTTAAGCCCACTTTCAGTAAAGATTTTAGAAAAAACTAAAAATTTAATTTTGCTACCGCATCGCTCGTTATTTCATGTCCCATTTGCTGCCTTACCTCTTGGCAATGATCTACTATTAAGCAAAGTTGCTTTAGCTACTGCGCCTTCTGCTTCTGTGTTATTTGATCGATTAGTCGAAGCACCACGAAATAAAATACGTAGGATTGCCGCATTCGCTCCAGCTAACGACCTACCTTTTGCCCGACTTGAATCGCAAGCAGTTGCAGGTTCTCAGGCTTTTGTTGGTGCCCAAGCAAATAAAACTCGCTGGTTTACGATTAATGCAGATGCTGTTGATATCGCCGCTCACGCTCGACTTAACCCTAGCGACCCATTAGCAAGTAGTATTTTCTTTGCACCTGATAAATTCTCAGATGGACATCTTGAGTTACGTGAAATTTTTGGGCTACACAATGTTCCCTCAGTTATAACACTTAGCGCATGTGAAACTGCTAGTAGTTCTGTGCATGGCGATGAATGGCTTAGCTTAAGTAATGCCTTTTTAACTGCCGGAGCCCGTACCATAATTGCTACGCAGATGCGCATTCTGGATTTAAGCGCTGCTCTGATTATCAAGCGCTTTTATCGTGAACTTAGAAACAATAGTACTGCAGAGGCTTTACGATTAGCAGCTTTACACGTACGTAAGAATTATCCACATCCATCTCATTGGGCGACTTTTATACTTAGTGGAGATTTTCGCTAG
- a CDS encoding DUF1318 domain-containing protein produces the protein MCIKLKTVSGLLLSFTLSACVTVTTVNIGTKTSLERQLAGELEPMSNEELLVSSMRAQSQITQGSLADLQARALAARRRQLFNRDDINEGKKLGCLGEGISAKLLLRPCQARNDAETSSRYEQLVSQEQEDRNYIIDWAIAADNSLTPADRPEVVNVYHRLLLETMQRGEYYQNKKGKWVQR, from the coding sequence ATGTGCATTAAACTTAAAACAGTATCCGGGCTATTACTTAGTTTTACTCTATCGGCTTGCGTAACCGTAACCACAGTTAATATTGGCACTAAAACTTCTTTAGAACGTCAATTAGCCGGCGAACTTGAGCCAATGAGCAATGAAGAATTGCTAGTGTCGTCAATGCGGGCGCAATCACAAATCACTCAAGGTTCATTGGCTGATTTGCAAGCCCGTGCCTTAGCTGCACGCCGACGACAATTATTTAACCGTGATGATATTAACGAAGGTAAAAAACTTGGTTGTTTAGGTGAAGGAATATCTGCAAAACTTCTCTTGCGTCCTTGCCAAGCTCGCAATGATGCTGAGACTTCATCACGCTATGAACAACTGGTTAGCCAAGAACAAGAAGACCGCAATTATATAATCGACTGGGCAATTGCTGCTGATAACTCTTTAACACCCGCTGATCGCCCAGAAGTCGTGAACGTTTATCATCGTTTGCTGTTAGAAACGATGCAACGTGGTGAATATTATCAAAACAAAAAAGGCAAATGGGTGCAACGTTGA